The following coding sequences lie in one Novosphingobium sp. genomic window:
- a CDS encoding conjugal transfer protein TraD gives MKRRERTRHLIELGGLIIKAGLVELTDDDRAVLLGIMVEAAAKLHGEEREQALTLWRRRGQRAFAADRDGEL, from the coding sequence GTGAAGCGCCGCGAACGCACGCGTCATCTGATCGAGCTGGGCGGCCTCATCATCAAGGCCGGACTGGTCGAGCTGACCGATGATGACCGCGCCGTCCTGCTCGGCATCATGGTGGAAGCCGCAGCCAAACTGCACGGCGAGGAACGCGAGCAGGCGCTGACGCTTTGGCGGCGGCGCGGGCAACGAGCCTTCGCGGCGGATCGGGATGGCGAGCTGTAG
- a CDS encoding DUF6429 family protein: MNRPEIDPDLIDEAVLALLYLTLHRENGPAPVWRAWKSFDWDALSRLHDKELILDPVGKAKSVMMTEEGQRRSEEAFHRLFARRAPQAKTASESGQKKAP; encoded by the coding sequence ATGAACAGACCGGAGATCGACCCGGACCTGATCGATGAAGCGGTGCTCGCGCTGCTCTATTTGACGCTACATCGTGAGAACGGCCCCGCCCCGGTCTGGCGCGCGTGGAAATCCTTCGACTGGGACGCATTGAGCAGACTTCACGACAAGGAACTGATCCTCGATCCGGTCGGCAAGGCCAAGTCCGTCATGATGACCGAGGAGGGGCAACGGCGCAGCGAAGAGGCCTTCCATCGCCTCTTCGCGCGAAGGGCGCCCCAAGCCAAAACGGCGAGCGAGAGCGGGCAGAAAAAAGCCCCCTGA
- a CDS encoding sigma factor-like helix-turn-helix DNA-binding protein produces MSGADRGEEPGPFHTGDGAPQDHVTPAASEGADRAPDGAEPGIEAMDAIFAAMPKLARDIFIARQFHDLSVAEICEQTGLSRKQVRRQFAKAFEHLHHSQSGMELWREHIAAMPADYLEQVRTSLAMSARSKRAYERARAGFRFNKRRHAGPPPDPETVARVHGALARLSGLERDVFLAVSVDDMSYAEIGEKIGRSDEKVMKLFGRALYNLDCNLRDPRRHWWRRWITYP; encoded by the coding sequence ATGAGCGGGGCGGATAGGGGCGAAGAGCCCGGTCCGTTCCACACTGGCGATGGAGCACCCCAAGATCACGTTACACCTGCTGCGAGCGAAGGCGCCGACAGAGCACCGGATGGCGCCGAGCCCGGCATCGAAGCGATGGATGCGATCTTCGCGGCGATGCCGAAATTGGCCCGCGACATCTTCATTGCCCGGCAGTTCCATGACCTTTCCGTGGCGGAGATTTGTGAGCAGACCGGCCTGTCCCGCAAACAGGTAAGGCGTCAGTTCGCCAAGGCTTTCGAGCATTTGCATCACTCGCAATCCGGCATGGAACTGTGGCGCGAGCATATCGCGGCCATGCCCGCTGACTATCTGGAACAGGTCAGGACCAGTCTGGCCATGAGTGCGCGGTCAAAGCGCGCTTACGAACGGGCGAGGGCCGGCTTCAGATTCAACAAGCGGCGGCACGCAGGGCCGCCGCCAGATCCCGAGACCGTCGCCCGCGTGCATGGCGCGCTGGCACGTTTGTCCGGCCTGGAGCGGGACGTGTTCCTCGCCGTGAGCGTGGACGATATGTCCTATGCTGAGATCGGCGAGAAGATCGGGAGGTCCGATGAGAAGGTCATGAAGCTTTTCGGAAGGGCGCTCTACAATCTGGACTGCAACCTTCGTGATCCGCGTCGGCACTGGTGGCGCCGCTGGATCACCTATCCGTGA